The following are encoded in a window of Verrucomicrobiota bacterium genomic DNA:
- a CDS encoding lactonase family protein gives MNHKMRLTFLTALIGFGMSTASFAAEPFRVYAPASKTKTLWIVDAVPKGDSGLELKLAEKRELGFNGRVIAAHPKNPLLYIVGGGERGKVPGAVVTLAKNGTYSSHQRVDLNDDAAYLSLDRTGAFLFGVSYGNGRLNVYRLGEDGLPGKAVATVDEGKKEAHCVLISPDNQFLYIPYVKGNLALLQYRFDATSGAVTPLSPANANPPAGTGPRHLVYHPTLPMVYFSNEQGIGLSTYERRPDGQLVLKQDIAILPEGMSKEGLSASDLEITPDGKFVFAGLRGHRQDFDRIARYRVKADGQAELLGLTPADKIPWGLALSPDAKHLLVSAYNGATLTAYRITNDGDLEKAASLTWDAEISDLLTR, from the coding sequence ATGAATCACAAAATGAGACTCACGTTCCTCACCGCCCTGATTGGCTTCGGCATGTCCACCGCGAGCTTCGCTGCTGAACCGTTCCGCGTCTATGCGCCGGCCAGCAAGACCAAGACCCTTTGGATCGTTGACGCTGTTCCCAAGGGGGACAGCGGATTGGAACTCAAGCTGGCCGAAAAGCGGGAGCTGGGTTTCAACGGTCGGGTCATCGCCGCGCATCCGAAGAACCCACTGCTCTACATCGTGGGCGGCGGAGAACGGGGCAAGGTGCCCGGCGCCGTGGTGACGTTGGCGAAAAACGGCACCTACTCCAGCCATCAGCGCGTGGACCTCAATGACGATGCCGCCTACCTCAGTCTCGATCGCACCGGTGCGTTTCTCTTCGGCGTCAGCTATGGAAACGGACGGCTCAATGTCTATCGCCTAGGTGAAGACGGACTGCCGGGAAAAGCCGTGGCGACGGTCGATGAAGGAAAGAAGGAAGCCCACTGCGTGCTGATTTCGCCGGACAACCAATTTCTCTACATCCCCTACGTGAAGGGCAACCTGGCGCTCCTCCAATACCGATTCGATGCGACCTCGGGTGCGGTCACGCCGCTCTCTCCGGCCAATGCGAATCCACCGGCAGGCACCGGGCCGCGCCACCTCGTCTATCACCCCACGTTGCCGATGGTCTATTTCTCGAACGAGCAAGGCATCGGCCTCTCCACCTACGAGCGGCGTCCAGACGGTCAGCTTGTTCTGAAGCAGGACATCGCGATCCTGCCGGAAGGCATGTCGAAGGAGGGGCTCAGTGCTTCCGACCTGGAGATCACACCGGACGGCAAGTTCGTCTTCGCCGGATTGCGCGGACATAGGCAGGACTTTGACCGCATCGCCCGCTACCGGGTGAAAGCCGACGGCCAGGCCGAGTTGCTCGGGCTGACACCGGCCGACAAAATTCCGTGGGGACTGGCGCTGTCTCCAGACGCAAAACATCTCCTCGTTTCCGCCTACAACGGCGCGACCCTCACCGCCTACCGAATCACCAACGACGGTGATCTGGAAAAAGCAGCGAGCCTGACCTGGGACGCCGAGATTTCCGACCTTCTCACGCGCTGA
- a CDS encoding DUF1552 domain-containing protein produces the protein MNTRLLSRRTMLRATGVAIGLPLLDAMLPSGLRAEEKAKKLAPRRMVLISRPLGTHAPFLFPEKAGLDYESTRYLKLLDGHRGRFTLFSGLSHPGHAHHHSEAGLFTGVAGEFIRSEKDLRNTISLDVLAAEQVGRETRFPCIGLGGAHSYNRKGVRMPSLGGAEAIFRQLFVDGTPDEIAREVQRLRDGRSILDGVRQQARDLARNLGAGDRERLDTLLTSIREAEERLTQDEAWVNKPKPKVNYQPRDFPEKELAERSRQWYDLIHLALQTDSTRVINLHIHSHGQVNVPGVNMDHHEASHHGQDDAKIEQLAKVEEAEYRVFNEFLTKMQGSSEGNESLFDRTMVFHGSNLGNASAHTSQNLPIIVAGGGFKHTGHVMYDRKSNRPLSNLFVRMLHQMGIQADKFGTSTGVIGDLG, from the coding sequence CTGAATACTCGCTTGCTCTCACGTCGCACGATGCTTCGCGCCACCGGCGTGGCGATCGGATTGCCGCTGCTTGATGCCATGCTGCCTTCGGGCCTGCGGGCCGAAGAAAAAGCAAAGAAGTTGGCCCCGCGCCGTATGGTGCTGATCAGCCGGCCACTGGGGACCCACGCCCCGTTTCTCTTTCCGGAAAAGGCCGGGCTTGATTACGAGTCCACGCGCTACCTGAAGCTGCTCGACGGACATCGCGGCCGATTCACCCTGTTCTCGGGCCTCTCGCATCCCGGCCACGCTCACCATCACTCCGAGGCAGGGTTGTTCACGGGTGTCGCCGGCGAGTTCATCCGAAGCGAGAAAGACCTTCGCAACACGATTTCACTCGACGTTTTGGCCGCAGAGCAAGTCGGCCGCGAAACGCGGTTTCCCTGTATCGGGCTCGGCGGGGCGCATTCCTACAACCGTAAAGGGGTGCGCATGCCGAGTTTGGGCGGCGCGGAAGCAATATTTCGACAGCTCTTCGTGGATGGCACGCCCGATGAAATCGCCAGAGAAGTGCAACGGTTGAGAGATGGACGCAGCATTCTGGACGGTGTCCGCCAGCAGGCCCGCGACCTCGCCCGCAACCTGGGCGCAGGCGATCGCGAGCGACTGGACACCCTGCTGACGTCGATTCGCGAGGCCGAGGAACGCCTCACGCAAGACGAGGCGTGGGTGAACAAGCCGAAGCCGAAGGTCAATTATCAGCCGCGTGACTTCCCCGAGAAAGAATTGGCCGAACGGTCACGCCAGTGGTACGACTTAATTCATCTCGCTCTGCAAACCGACTCCACGCGAGTGATCAATCTCCACATTCACAGTCATGGTCAGGTGAATGTCCCCGGCGTGAACATGGACCACCACGAAGCCTCGCACCACGGCCAGGACGATGCGAAGATCGAGCAGCTCGCGAAGGTCGAAGAGGCCGAGTATCGCGTGTTCAACGAGTTTCTCACTAAGATGCAAGGCTCCAGCGAAGGAAACGAATCGCTGTTCGATCGCACGATGGTCTTCCACGGCAGCAATCTGGGGAACGCGTCGGCGCACACGTCCCAGAACTTGCCGATCATCGTCGCCGGCGGCGGCTTCAAGCACACCGGGCATGTGATGTACGACCGCAAAAGCAATCGCCCTCTCTCAAACCTGTTCGTGCGGATGCTACACCAAATGGGCATCCAGGCGGATAAGTTCGGCACGAGCACGGGTGTGATTGGTGATCTTGGATGA
- a CDS encoding DUF1553 domain-containing protein, with product MKLVLTLLTALLLGPLAAVHTAEPTSIAFFEQKIRPVLIEHCYSCHSAEAKKLKGNLFLDSKAGWQKGGDSGKATIVPGKPDESLLIRVIRHVEPDLEMPPKKPMLPEAVIADLVTWVKMGAPDPRDGAKLEARRGDKSWWSLQPLPKRFKHDSIDGFIQAKLAEKNLTLNPPADPRALIRRMSYDVTGLPPTPEEVEAFARAYKASPRQAIAGLVERLLASPRYGERWGRHWLDITRFGESNGFERNFIIDDLWPWRDYVIRSINEDKPFNQFITEHLAGDVIGKDNPAVEVGSAFLVAGPYDDVGNQDKVAQANIRAATLDDMITATGGAFLGLTINCARCHNHKFDPIPTEDYYRLRSAFEGITHGRRVIAAKEEREAFALATQPLEEELEKLERERKALDDAIEARAKAVFDNFKPTRPKIDVHGTSETFAPVEARHLKFVIENLTSDYQPGTTRRGKRGGAGGKLTEFQVWSASEPSRNVALASNGTKAEGAKSATAEDFPEAYGPQYCIDGMLGEAWFIGAPSELTLTFARPEWIHRITFINARGGREIDESRVRGATPCEYKVQVSLDGQSWTTVATDEGREPWTPAHGIARSRATVTTPEDEQKFAALDQQMASTRTKLNRVPKLRQIWAGNYAQPKEATFVHQGGDPMKPGEPVAPASLSVLDQVTQPYELKSDAAEGERRLALARWITSDDNPLTARVLVNRVWHYHFGIGIVDTPSDFGFLGGRPTHPELLDYLASRLIAKGWRLKALHREILLSQTYLQSSAFRPDAAREDKDARLHWRLPPRRLSAEEIRDTMLTVAGKLQLEPMGGPGFRLYKHTENNVSTYFPLDTQGPETYRRAVYHQNVRASVVDVLSDFDLPDNAFAAPKRANTTTPLQALTLLNHSFTLDNAKAFAARLDGKDPIGSAYRLAFQRPPTPTEWDAATRLIAQHGTASFCRALLNANELFYLE from the coding sequence ATGAAGCTCGTTCTCACCCTCCTCACCGCCCTGCTGCTCGGGCCGCTGGCTGCAGTCCACACCGCCGAACCAACCAGCATCGCCTTCTTCGAACAGAAGATTCGTCCCGTGCTCATCGAGCATTGTTATTCCTGCCACAGCGCGGAGGCGAAGAAGCTCAAGGGCAACCTTTTCCTCGACTCGAAGGCGGGCTGGCAGAAGGGCGGCGACTCCGGCAAAGCCACAATCGTTCCGGGCAAGCCCGACGAAAGCCTCCTCATCCGCGTGATTCGGCATGTCGAACCCGACCTCGAGATGCCGCCGAAGAAACCGATGCTGCCGGAGGCTGTCATCGCCGATCTGGTCACGTGGGTGAAAATGGGCGCGCCCGATCCGCGCGACGGCGCGAAGCTGGAGGCCCGGCGGGGCGACAAGTCGTGGTGGTCATTGCAACCGCTGCCAAAGCGGTTCAAGCACGACAGCATCGACGGCTTTATCCAGGCGAAGCTCGCGGAGAAGAATCTCACGCTCAACCCGCCCGCTGATCCGCGCGCGCTGATCCGGCGCATGAGTTACGACGTGACCGGCCTGCCGCCGACGCCGGAAGAGGTCGAAGCGTTTGCTCGAGCGTACAAGGCCAGTCCGCGTCAAGCCATCGCGGGGCTGGTGGAGCGTCTTCTCGCCTCGCCGCGCTACGGCGAGCGCTGGGGACGGCATTGGCTCGATATCACGCGTTTCGGCGAGAGCAATGGTTTCGAGCGCAATTTCATCATCGACGACCTCTGGCCCTGGCGCGATTACGTCATCCGCTCGATCAACGAGGACAAACCCTTCAATCAATTCATCACCGAACACCTCGCGGGCGACGTGATCGGCAAGGACAATCCGGCGGTCGAAGTCGGCAGCGCGTTCCTCGTGGCTGGCCCCTACGACGACGTTGGCAATCAGGACAAGGTCGCGCAGGCCAACATTCGCGCCGCCACGCTCGACGACATGATCACCGCCACGGGCGGCGCGTTCCTCGGGCTCACGATCAATTGCGCCCGCTGCCACAACCACAAGTTCGATCCCATTCCCACGGAGGACTATTACCGGCTGCGCTCGGCGTTTGAAGGCATCACGCACGGCCGGCGCGTCATCGCCGCGAAGGAGGAGCGCGAGGCCTTCGCATTGGCAACCCAACCGCTCGAAGAGGAGTTGGAGAAACTGGAGAGAGAGCGCAAGGCACTTGATGATGCCATTGAAGCCCGTGCCAAGGCCGTCTTCGACAATTTCAAGCCCACGCGACCGAAAATCGACGTGCACGGCACCAGTGAGACCTTCGCGCCCGTCGAGGCGCGCCATCTCAAGTTCGTCATCGAGAATCTGACCAGCGACTATCAACCCGGCACCACGCGACGGGGGAAACGTGGCGGTGCCGGCGGCAAGCTCACTGAGTTTCAGGTCTGGAGCGCCAGCGAACCAAGCCGCAACGTCGCCCTCGCCAGCAACGGCACCAAGGCGGAGGGCGCGAAGTCCGCCACGGCCGAGGACTTTCCCGAAGCTTACGGCCCGCAATACTGCATCGACGGAATGCTGGGCGAAGCATGGTTCATCGGCGCACCGTCTGAGCTCACGCTCACCTTCGCGCGGCCGGAGTGGATCCATCGCATCACGTTCATCAACGCCCGCGGCGGACGGGAAATTGACGAAAGCAGAGTCCGCGGTGCGACCCCGTGTGAATACAAGGTGCAGGTCTCCCTCGACGGCCAATCGTGGACGACCGTCGCCACCGATGAAGGCCGTGAACCGTGGACGCCCGCGCACGGCATCGCCAGGAGTCGCGCCACCGTGACCACTCCGGAGGACGAGCAGAAGTTCGCCGCGCTGGACCAGCAAATGGCCTCGACGCGCACGAAGCTCAATCGCGTGCCCAAACTCCGGCAAATCTGGGCCGGAAACTATGCGCAGCCGAAGGAGGCCACCTTTGTCCACCAGGGCGGCGATCCCATGAAGCCCGGCGAACCTGTCGCGCCCGCGAGCCTCAGCGTGCTGGATCAGGTCACCCAGCCTTACGAACTGAAATCCGACGCCGCCGAAGGCGAGCGGCGCCTGGCGCTGGCGCGGTGGATCACCAGCGACGACAACCCGCTCACCGCGCGCGTGCTGGTCAACCGCGTGTGGCATTACCACTTCGGCATCGGCATCGTGGACACGCCCAGCGACTTCGGATTCCTCGGCGGTCGGCCAACGCATCCCGAGCTTCTCGACTACCTCGCGTCCCGGTTGATCGCGAAGGGTTGGAGGCTCAAGGCGCTTCATCGTGAGATTCTCCTCTCGCAGACCTATCTTCAATCGAGCGCCTTTCGCCCTGATGCGGCGCGCGAGGACAAGGACGCCCGGCTTCATTGGCGTCTCCCGCCACGCCGGCTGAGTGCGGAGGAAATCCGCGACACCATGCTGACTGTCGCAGGCAAATTGCAGCTTGAGCCGATGGGCGGCCCCGGCTTCCGGCTCTACAAGCACACCGAGAACAACGTCAGCACCTACTTCCCCCTCGATACGCAAGGCCCCGAGACTTACCGCCGCGCCGTCTATCACCAGAATGTCCGCGCCAGCGTCGTCGATGTTCTCAGCGACTTCGACCTCCCCGACAACGCCTTCGCCGCGCCGAAGCGCGCGAACACTACGACGCCATTGCAAGCCCTGACGTTGCTCAACCACAGCTTCACCCTCGACAACGCCAAAGCCTTCGCCGCCCGTCTCGATGGAAAGGATCCCATTGGATCCGCGTATCGCCTGGCCTTCCAGCGCCCGCCCACCCCAACCGAATGGGATGCGGCAACCAGGCTCATCGCCCAGCACGGAACCGCGTCATTTTGCCGCGCGCTGCTGAACGCGAACGAACTTTTCTACCTGGAATGA